The genomic region AGCCCTTATTTGTTCCTGTGAACAAGTAATCATTTCATTTGTTTTCAATCCACTGTCTGATTTCAAAAATCACCGGGTTGAAAACACTTCCAGTTAAAGTTTAGTTTTTGATGAGAAGCTCTAGAATCTAGAGCTTCTTTCTTTATTATCTAACCTTAAAATCCAATCAATTTAAGTTTCGAAAAACTGAACCTCTCCGGAGGATGTATCGTAAAATCCTGGAACAATTTTGATCGCTTTTAATTCTACATTTTCCTTTAAGAACGGGCTATTGGCAAGGATCTCTTCAATTGAGTTTTTTACATTTGCTTTTACTACATGATTGAAGATATGTTCGTTTTCTTTTTGGATGGGATGAATGATTTTTTCCGATTCATCGATGGCCTTTTGAATTTTTTTGGTCACACTAGCAATGTTTCCTTCTCTTAGTGCATAGATGGCGCTAGATACAGCACCGCAATTAGAATGCCCTAAAACCACTACTAGTTTGGTTCCGATTTTTGCACAGGCAAGCTCCAAACTTCCTAAAATTTCTTCATTGACGATATTTCCTGCGATACGGATTGAAATGATATCTCCGAGACCTGCATCAAAGATGATTTCTGGACTAGTCCTGGAATCAATACAAGATAAAACAACAGCAATGGGATTTTGTCCGAAGGCAGTGGCATTCACTTGGTGTTTAAAATATTTTTCAGACCATTTTCCTTTGACAAAACGTTCGTTTCCTCGTTTTAAGAAATCTAAAATTTCATCGGGAGTTAGTTTTTGTTGGGCTTCTTTATCTAAGATATTAACAAACTGCACTTGATCGCTTAATTCATACGAATCTTTTAATCCAATCAGATTTAATTGGATTTTTCTTTCGACCGCGACAACGGTTTTAAATTCTTCCAAGAGTTCTAAAATATCGTGATCGATAAAGTTGCAATTGGATGCATCCACAATGAGTTTAGAGTTTTCGGGGAGTGCCCAAAGTGTGTCTTTAATGGATGCTTTGTTTAGAAAAGAAACTTGGTTTGGTAATTCAATCCTAACTGTTTCTCCAATATTTAAGTTTTCTGTTTCTACTAAGAATGGGTTTTTATAGTTATTTTTCAAGATGAAGAGAAAACTAACCGAAAGCCCAATCAAAACTCCGGTAAGTAGATCGGTAAAGATGATGGCAATTATGGTTGCGATAAAAGGTAAAAATTGATAAAAACCTTTTTTGTAAATTGTTAAATATAGTGTATGATTTGTGAGTTTAAAACCCGTAACAATTAAAATGACTGCTAACGAAGAAAGTGGAATCAGGTTTAAAAAAGATCCAAAGAATACAACGCTGATTGATAATAAAATCCCATGGAAAATTGTAGATAATTTGGTTTGGGCACCAGCATAGATATTGACTGAACTTCTAACAATCACCGAAGTAATGGGAAGTCCACCGACGAGACCTGAGAGCGAATTCCCTACTCCTTGTGCCACTAATTCTCTGTTAGGGGAAGCAAGTCGTTTGTGAGGGTCAATTTTTTCTACAGCATCTAAGTTGAGAAGTGTTTCTAAGGTAGCAAAAGCAGCAATGGTGAGTGCATAATACCAAACTTTGGTTTCGGTGATAGCGGAGAAATTTGGAAAGAAAAATACTGATTCCCAGTTTTTAATATTGGGAATGGAAACTAGATGTTTTTCAGAAAGATACCAATCTGGAACATAGGTTTGAAAAATTCCATTCACCAGAACTCCTAGAAGAATCACAAGGACTGGCGATGGTAAAAATTTCAGAACCTTCCATTTTGCCTTATCGTAACCGATCATCAGAGCTAAGGAAGATATTGCGATGGTCACGGCTCCCCAAGAAAAGTATTTGATGATATTAAAAAGTTCAGAAAAAGTATTTTCCCCATCTTTTTGGAAAAAGATAAAGTCTTCTTCTGGATCCACATCAAACCCCACGGCATGCGGAATCTGTTTGAGAATCAGAATGATTCCGATGGATGCGAGTAACCCTTGGATTACATTCGAGGGAACATAGTTTGCGATAAACCCTCCCCGTAAGAAACCGATGATGATTTGGAAAATACCTGCTAAAAATACAGCTAAAAGAAAAGACTGATAATCACCGATACTGGCGATGGCTGCAAGAACAATGGTCACAAGTCCTGCAGCAGGGCCACTAACACTTGTATTGGAATGGCTTAGGATTCCAACAACCACCCCCCCGATCACACCTGAGATGACTCCAGAAAGTAAAGGAGCTCCACTTGCCAAAGCGACTCCCAAACACAAAGGAAGGGCGACTAAAAAGACAACTAGGCCAGAGGGAAGATCTTGTTTGATTTTGGAAAACATAATGGTCTTGGAAGGTTAAAATTCCATTTATGGGATGTCAACTCCATTGGATTTTTGTCTTTTCAGAATTTCGGATTCGAAAGATTTTTTTTTGCAATAAAATGACTAAAACTTACAACCAAATGGTCACATCATCCAAATCCTCTTCGCTGATGACATGACGGATGTTTTTATCTGTGGTAAAAGATATAGATTGGATTTGAATGGAAGACCATAGGTCCTTATAAACATAAGGACCAACATGGCATTTGATGATGACGTTCGGGTGAATATTTTTTTCGATGGAACAAATTAACTCCGGAGTTTTTTTATCTTCTGGAATCAAAATTTGATTCTCTTTGTCGCGAGCAAAAAATAAAATTTGGAATTTTGAAATGCTATCTTCTGTTAGGTTTTCTGTTTTGATGAACAACTGCAATTCTTTAGCTGTGATTTTATGTCTGGGTTGTATTGTGACTAGGATGGGTAACCCAACTTCCTTCAAATAGGTTTTTCGGTTGTTGGTAAAACTTCCATTCTGCCTAGAACAGAGAAGGAATGGGAGACAAAAAAGGATCAAAACGGGAGTCCGAACCCTCTCCATCAGAACCAGGACATTCCGTTTTCGTAATCTAAACAAGATTTTGCAAGAATCATTCGCTTTCGATCCTGACTCAACCCCTTTTCCAATCGCTGAGGTTCCCTCCTCCTTTTATTGAGAAACAAACTCAAAATTGTAAGTCCAAGTCTAAAAAGATTTATGAATTTACGGGAAGTGGAATCAGTCTGAAACTGGACGTAATAGAAAAATTACACCTACACTCTATAGGAGCTCTTCAATGACGTTGAGTTTAGACTTCTTTCGATCCTCAATTGGAAAGAAGATCATAATGGCCATTACCGGATTTATCTGGTTTGGATTCGTGATCCTTCACATGGTCGGAAACCTACAGGTTTTCCAAGGACCAGAAAAATTAAACACCTACGCAAAGTTTCTTAAGGATTTAGGTCCACTCTTATGGGTTGCGCGGATTGGACTCATTGTGGCCTTTTTTGGACACGTTTGCACCGCCATCCTCCTTAAGTTTGAGAACGGAAGTGCAAGACCCGTGTCTTATGCAAAAGGTTCTACCATCCAAGCTTCTTTAGCTTCTCGGACAATGGCTTATAGTGGACTTCTTTTACTCACCTTTCTTGTTTACCACTTGGCTCATTTTACTTTAGGAATCACTAATCCTGAACATTACAGTTTTGAATACATTCTTAAAAACGGAGATGTGGTTCATGATGTTTATGCAATGGTGATCTTAGGATTTCAAGATCCTATCATTTCAGGTACATACATTGTTTTTATGGTGTTCCTAGCTCTTCATTTTTCTCATGCTTTGGGATCGATGTTTCAAACTTTAGGAATTTTGGCGCCAAAACACAACCCCACCATTCAAAAACTTTCCACAGGACTTGGTCTTATCATTTTCCTTGGAAATTGTTCGATGCCAATCTCGATTTTACTCGGGTATGTTCGTTAAGGGTTTTTAGGAGAAGTTATGAAATTAGATGCAAAAATACCGTCGGGTCCTTTGGAACAAAAATGGGACAAACACAAACAAGACATTAAACTTGTAAACCCGGCGAACAAACGTAAATACAAAGTCATCATCGTAGGAACTGGCCTTGCGGGGGCTTCCGCTGCTGCTACACTCTCTGAACTTGGATACCAAGTTTCTGTTTTCTGTTTCCAAGACAGTCCAAGACGAGCTCACTCTATTGCTGCCCAAGGTGGTATCAATGCTGCAAAAAACTATCAAAACGATGGTGACTCTGTTTATCGTTTGTTCTACGATACGGTAAAGGGTGGCGATTTCCGCGCAAGAGAAGCAAACGTTTACCGATTGGCGCATGAATCTACAAATATTATTGACCAATGTGTGGCACAAGGAGTTCCTTTCGCTCGCGAGTATGGTGGAACACTTTCCAACCGGTCATTTGGTGGAGCGCAAGTATCTCGTACTTTTTATGCGAAAGGACAAACCGGGCAACAGTTGTTACTTGGTGCCTACTCTGCATTAGAAAAACAAATCTCTCGCGGTGCTGTGAAAATGTATCCAAGAACTGAGATGTTGGAACTGGTTCTCGTGGATGGACATGCCAAAGGAATTGTAGTTCGTGATCTAGTGACTGGTGAGATTTCCTCGCATGCTGGTGATTCTGTTATTTTAGCATCCGGTGGATACGGAAACGTATTTTATCTTTCTACCAACGCAAAAGGTTCGAATGTTACTGCCACTTACCGCGCTTATAAAAAAGGTGCTGGATTTGCAAACCCGTGTTATACGCAAATTCACCCAACTTGTATTCCTCAGGCAGGAGACTATCAGTCTAAATTGACACTTATGTCTGAATCTCTTCGTAACGACGGAAGGGTTTGGGTTCCTAAGAAAAAAGACGATCTGCGTGCTCCTCACGAAATTCCAGAAGATGAAAGAGATTATTATCTCGAAAGAAAATACCCTTCTTACGGAAACTTAGCGCCTCGTGATATCTCGTCTCGTTCCGCAAAAGAGGCCTGTGATAATGGTTTAGGAGTGGGTCCAAAGGTTGGTGACAAACGACTTGGTGTGTATTTAGATTTTTCTGATTCCATCAAACGTTTGGGTGAACCAGTCGTTGCTGACCGTTATGACAACCTCTTCCAAATGTATGAACGTATTACTGGTGAAAACCCATACAAAGTTCCAATGCGAATTTATCCAGCGGTTCACTATACAATGGGTGGACTTTGGGTAGATTACAACCTTATGTCCAACATTCCAGGACTTCACGTTTTAGGAGAAGCTAACTTCTCTGACCATGGTGCGAACCGCCTCGGAGCATCTGCTCTCATGCAAGGTCTTGCCGACGGATACTTTGTGATTCCTTACACTATTGGTGATTACTTTGCCAGAGAAGGTCATAAAAATATCTCTACTGATAGACCGGAATTCAAAGAAGCAGAAGCCCGCGTTCGTGAGATGACAAATAAACTCCTCTCCATCAACGGTAAAAAAACTCCAGATGATTTCCATAGAGCACTCGGTAAAATCATGTGGGATCAGTGTGGTATGGCTCGTAATGAAAAAGGTTTGAAGGATGCCCTACAAAGAATTCCAGAGCTTCGTGAAGAATTCTGGAAAAACGTAAAAGTAGCGGGTTCTGGGTCTGAACTCAACCAAGAGTTAGAAAAAGCGGGTCGTGTTGCTGACTATTTAGAGTTTGGCGAACTACTTTGTTTGGATGCACTTACAAGAGAAGAGTCTTGTGGTGGTCACTTCCGTGAGGAACACCAAACAGAAGATGGAGAAGCAAAACGTAATGATGATAAGTTCTGTCACGTAACAGCTTGGGAATACAAAGGTGAAGGAAAAACTCCAGTAGAACACCGTGAAAAACTCGAGTATGAAAACATCCACCTAGCCGTAAGGAGCTACAAATAATGGATACAATGAATTTACACCTTAAAGTTTGGAGACAAAAAGACAAAAACGATAAAGGTCGTATGGTGAGCTACGAAGCAAAAAACGTAAGCGAACACATGTCTTTCCTTGAGATGTTGGATGTAGTCAATGATGACCTGATCAAAAAAGGGGATGAACCGATTGCATTCGATCACGATTGCCGCGAAGGAATTTGTGGGGCGTGCTCAATGGTAATCAACGGCGTTCCCCATGGGCCAGAAAAAGGTACGACTACTTGCCAATTGCATATGCGTAAGTTCAAAGACGGTGAGACAATTTATATCGAACCATGGAGAGCCAAAGCTTTCCCGGTAGCGAAAGACTTAATTGTAGATCGTTCTGCTTTTGACCGAATCATCCAAGCAGGTGGATACGTATCCATCAATACGGGTGGAGCTCCGGATGGAAACGCTCTACCAATTCCGAAAGTAAATGCTGACCTTGCGATGGATGCCGCAACTTGTATTGGATGTGGGGCTTGTGTGGCTGCGTGTAAAAATGCTTCTGCAATGCTCTTTGTTTCTGCAAAAGTTTCTCACTTGGCACTTCTTCCACAAGGGGTGGTCGAAAAGAAAGAGCGAGTTCGTAAGATGGTACGCGCAATGGACAAAGAGGGATTTGGAAATTGTACAAACCAATACGAATGTGAAGCAGCTTGTCCGAAAGAAATTTCGGTGAACTTCATCACAAGATTGAACCGAGAATATATCTCTAGCTAAGTAAAAAAACTTTAGAGAGATTTATTTTTAGGAAATCAGCCGCAAAAACCATTGGTTTTCTTGCGGCATTTTACAAAACCCGATTGGAGACAGTCGGGTTTTATGTTTTTAAAGGATGAGTTTCTTTTTTGAAATAGAGTTTCATTAGTTCTAATTCTTTGGTATAGATTTTCAAAATGAATACTGCTTTCTCCTTCTCATTACCGCTCATTTTTTGTATTCTAGGAATTGATTTAGAATGAATTTCTTCTGCTAACTTTAGATTTCTTTGGATGAGCGCTAGTTGGCCTCTTGTTAAAAAAGCGTAAAATTTCTCCAATTCTTCTTTGGTTTCATCAGCAAGGATCGTATCTAAAATGGGATCAACTAACTGATCATTGGTTGGATCTTCATCCATTAAGTAGTGGTTGGCCAAACTTAAAAGTTTACCAGACTCTTTGTATTCGGAAATTTTTTTCTCGGAATAAAGATCTTCAAAATAAACAAATCGATTGGATTTCACCTGACAAATGGTCGCCAGTTGTTTTTGCAGATCGCTTGTATTGATACTTTCTGTTTCAATATTGTAATTAGTGACTACAAGAAACAAAAGATCTCCTTGTTTTTCAATATAACGAAATCCAATGATAAGATCTAAATCGTTTTCATAACCAGGAATGACAATTTGGTTTGGATTTTCTTTAGATGCATTCTCCAAAATAAAATCAGAGATGGTAGCCATCTCTTCTGGGCTAAAATCTAAATGTAAGGCTTGGAAAATTCTAAACTCAAGAAGATGACTTAGAAAATATGGATCACCTTTTGTTTTTAAAGGGAGATTGTTTTTCGCAACTCGAAACCGAATTTCATAAGGTGGATTGGGATCTGCCAAAAGCAGAGAGCCATGGAGTAAAACAAATAATAAAAGAAACAAAAGACGAAATTGGATCATAATAGCCCTACTTTTTCAGAGTTAAAATAAGGAGTGATCTAGCAAAGTCAACAAATCCTTTTTCTCTATGGATTTCCCCGCTAGAAAAATTTCGAACAATTCCTGGATCCATCTTGAGTCTTTCCCTCGTTTGGTTCTCCCCTGGATCATTGTAGAAAACCGAGATTGGATGGCATCTGTCATCAAGTTTTGCGAGGTCTCTGGTAATGAATTCCAGTCTCCATTTTCTTTTAATTCTTCTCTTGTGAGAAGGAGTGAATACAATCGAAACCTTTCCTGTGCATCATACTGATTTGAAAGTTGGTTATCGTGCCCACCATAACGGACCATCAAATTTTCTGAAAGCAACCCGATTCCATGGCCAGATAATAAAATTCGGTTCCATAAATCATAATCTTCGCATATAGGTAGTTCGGTGCGAAACCGGCCCACTTGTTCCAAGGTTGGTTTATGAGCCAAAAAACTGGAAGAAGTTACCATACAAATGTCCAAAGACTCTTTTAAAAACCACCCCGAAAGTTTCCTGTATTTGCCTTTGGGTTCCATTAGGTTTCCTTTTTTATTCCAAACTTCTTTGGTTTGGGAAAAAGAAAATTCGGGATTTGATTTATGAAATTCCATTTGTTTGGAAAGTTTTTCGGGAAACCACTCATCATCGGAATCTAAAAAGGCTATCCATTCCCCATTTGCTTTTTCCATTCCAAAATTCCTGGCACCACTCACTCCCCTATGTTCTGTTTGGTGGACTTGGATTGACTTTTGTTGCCTCCCAAAAGATGTGAGTTTTCCTTTCCAACTGGGAAGTTTCGAAAGTACATCCATCCAAGTTCCATCTGTGGATCCATCGTCCACTATATGAAGCTCCCAATGCGGATAGGTTTGCCCGATCACAGATTTGATGGCACGATCCACTACGGCTTTGCGGTTAAAGGTGGGGATGATAATGGATACGAGTGCTTTTTCCATGGGATTTATTTTGAATCTTTATCCAAAATCAAATCGAGATGTTGGATTTGTCCCCCTTGGTGGAGATAAAAAACAGGAACCAGTTCACCTGGAATGTTACGTCTGAGAAATTGGTTTTGTTTGGCATACAAATCTTTCCCAGAATTTATTTGAGAATTCTCAACTGGATTATTTTTTGCGGAATCTCTCATTTCGTATATTTCTCGTAATAAAGGGTAAACAGTAATTCCGCTATACACTGGTTCCAAAAGAATATTCGTATTACGATAAAAATCGGCAATCCATTCCGTAATTGTTTTGTGATTCTTTCCAAAGGAAATGGATTTCTTTTTCGGTTCTATCGGTAGGTCTGTTTTTTGTCCGTTACCTGGGATTTGGCTTGGAATCTCTAAAATCTGTTCTGATGGAATGGGAATGGTTTTTAGTCCTAATTGTCTTTGTATACTCTCGATTTTTCCAATCCATTCCACTTTCGGTTCCCCCACCATCACACCTAAAACAAGGACTGATGTTTCTTGGAACACATCCAGAGCAGAAAGAAAGGTAGCTCCCGATCCAATTTCCATCACGAGGATGGAATCGATTCCTTGCGGATTTTGCCTTATGTTTGGGGGTGTAGTATCGATTCCATAACCCTTTTCTGTAGGTTCTGATTCTTCTTGTCCTTTGTGAGTTGGCTTTCCCTTCAAACAAATTTCCATTTCTTTTTTTAGATTTTCCCAAAACTCTTTTAGGCCTAGGATCTGTCCCGGATGGATTCCAAATTCCGGAAGTGCAAGGCCCTGATATCTTTCTTTCTTTTCAAACCAAGCAGCATAAGCCTCTTTTCGATTCGCATAACAATGAATTGAATGTGAATGTCCTCGAACTAATTGTTCATTATAGGTTTTTAATTTTGGATCCCTGGTATAGGCAATGGTTTCAACTTCTATTTCAAAGCACCTAAAGATATAAGTAAAACTGGCTAAATAATTTCCATGGATCGCACCCCAAAGGAGAACTTGTTTGATCCGATTTGATTTTAAATATTCAATAATACCAAGTGCTTTCCGCCATTTGGTTCCGAATCCGAATGGGAGTAAATCGTCTCGAATCAAATAAAGATTGGGAATGAATTTACCCTTGGAGTCTCTACGGAGGAAAATCTCAGGACTCAGATGGGTCTTCGTATGCGAGTCAGTCGGAAAGGTTTCTAAGGCAAGAAGGGGAACTTCATCGATTTGGATGGGGAGGTCAGGGAAATTCTTGGACTGGTTGGTAAAACCCAAAGACAAGGATTTCATTTCATATTACCTTGGGTTTTACCGTTCCCGTTGTGGTAGAAAACAATAGAAAGTTTGGTTTTTCTTTTCTGCCAAGTGGCTTTCCTTCGCAGAAATGGATAGAAATGAATGATCCTTTAAATCCTCTAGTCCCCAGTTTTCAAAATGGAAAGGAAGGCTTCTTGTGGAATTTCCACATTTCCAATTTGTTTCATTCGTTTTTTACCTTCTTTCTGTTTCTCTAAGAGTTTCTTCTTACGAGAAATATCCCCACCGTAACATTTTGCCGTTACGTTTTTACGAAGAGCAGAAATACTTTCCCGAGCCACCACTTTCGAACCGATGGCAGCTTGCAAAGGAATCATAAATTGGTGACGAGGAATCAGGTCTTTCAGTTTTTCGATGATGACCCGTCCCCGCTCCTCCGCCTTGGATTTGTGGACAATGGAAGAGAGTGCATCCACCGGCTCCCCGTTCACAAGGATATCCATACGAACGAGTTTGGAATCACGGTAACCCACTTCTTCATAATCCAAAGAAGCGTATCCCTTGGTATAGGATTTGAGTTTATCATAAAATTCAAAGATCAGTTCTGCAAGGGGAAGTTCGTAAGTAAGTTGGAGTTTGTCTTTAGAAAGATAAACCGTATCCATATGGATTCCTCGTTTTTCAATCACAAGAGACATGATATTTCCCACATAGGATTCTGGGGCAATGATGGTGGCCTTCACAAAAGGTTCTTCTGACTTTCCGATTAAAATGGGGTCTGGCCATTTACTCGGGTTATCCACTTCGATCACATCATCTTTGGTAGTGGTGATTCTGAATTTTACAGAAGGAGCCGTTG from Leptospira brenneri harbors:
- a CDS encoding bifunctional SulP family inorganic anion transporter/carbonic anhydrase, whose protein sequence is MFSKIKQDLPSGLVVFLVALPLCLGVALASGAPLLSGVISGVIGGVVVGILSHSNTSVSGPAAGLVTIVLAAIASIGDYQSFLLAVFLAGIFQIIIGFLRGGFIANYVPSNVIQGLLASIGIILILKQIPHAVGFDVDPEEDFIFFQKDGENTFSELFNIIKYFSWGAVTIAISSLALMIGYDKAKWKVLKFLPSPVLVILLGVLVNGIFQTYVPDWYLSEKHLVSIPNIKNWESVFFFPNFSAITETKVWYYALTIAAFATLETLLNLDAVEKIDPHKRLASPNRELVAQGVGNSLSGLVGGLPITSVIVRSSVNIYAGAQTKLSTIFHGILLSISVVFFGSFLNLIPLSSLAVILIVTGFKLTNHTLYLTIYKKGFYQFLPFIATIIAIIFTDLLTGVLIGLSVSFLFILKNNYKNPFLVETENLNIGETVRIELPNQVSFLNKASIKDTLWALPENSKLIVDASNCNFIDHDILELLEEFKTVVAVERKIQLNLIGLKDSYELSDQVQFVNILDKEAQQKLTPDEILDFLKRGNERFVKGKWSEKYFKHQVNATAFGQNPIAVVLSCIDSRTSPEIIFDAGLGDIISIRIAGNIVNEEILGSLELACAKIGTKLVVVLGHSNCGAVSSAIYALREGNIASVTKKIQKAIDESEKIIHPIQKENEHIFNHVVKANVKNSIEEILANSPFLKENVELKAIKIVPGFYDTSSGEVQFFET
- a CDS encoding glycosyltransferase family 2 protein, which produces MEKALVSIIIPTFNRKAVVDRAIKSVIGQTYPHWELHIVDDGSTDGTWMDVLSKLPSWKGKLTSFGRQQKSIQVHQTEHRGVSGARNFGMEKANGEWIAFLDSDDEWFPEKLSKQMEFHKSNPEFSFSQTKEVWNKKGNLMEPKGKYRKLSGWFLKESLDICMVTSSSFLAHKPTLEQVGRFRTELPICEDYDLWNRILLSGHGIGLLSENLMVRYGGHDNQLSNQYDAQERFRLYSLLLTREELKENGDWNSLPETSQNLMTDAIQSRFSTMIQGRTKRGKDSRWIQELFEIFLAGKSIEKKDLLTLLDHSLF
- a CDS encoding succinate dehydrogenase/fumarate reductase iron-sulfur subunit, yielding MNLHLKVWRQKDKNDKGRMVSYEAKNVSEHMSFLEMLDVVNDDLIKKGDEPIAFDHDCREGICGACSMVINGVPHGPEKGTTTCQLHMRKFKDGETIYIEPWRAKAFPVAKDLIVDRSAFDRIIQAGGYVSINTGGAPDGNALPIPKVNADLAMDAATCIGCGACVAACKNASAMLFVSAKVSHLALLPQGVVEKKERVRKMVRAMDKEGFGNCTNQYECEAACPKEISVNFITRLNREYISS
- a CDS encoding succinate dehydrogenase cytochrome b subunit, encoding MTLSLDFFRSSIGKKIIMAITGFIWFGFVILHMVGNLQVFQGPEKLNTYAKFLKDLGPLLWVARIGLIVAFFGHVCTAILLKFENGSARPVSYAKGSTIQASLASRTMAYSGLLLLTFLVYHLAHFTLGITNPEHYSFEYILKNGDVVHDVYAMVILGFQDPIISGTYIVFMVFLALHFSHALGSMFQTLGILAPKHNPTIQKLSTGLGLIIFLGNCSMPISILLGYVR
- a CDS encoding fumarate reductase/succinate dehydrogenase flavoprotein subunit; amino-acid sequence: MKLDAKIPSGPLEQKWDKHKQDIKLVNPANKRKYKVIIVGTGLAGASAAATLSELGYQVSVFCFQDSPRRAHSIAAQGGINAAKNYQNDGDSVYRLFYDTVKGGDFRAREANVYRLAHESTNIIDQCVAQGVPFAREYGGTLSNRSFGGAQVSRTFYAKGQTGQQLLLGAYSALEKQISRGAVKMYPRTEMLELVLVDGHAKGIVVRDLVTGEISSHAGDSVILASGGYGNVFYLSTNAKGSNVTATYRAYKKGAGFANPCYTQIHPTCIPQAGDYQSKLTLMSESLRNDGRVWVPKKKDDLRAPHEIPEDERDYYLERKYPSYGNLAPRDISSRSAKEACDNGLGVGPKVGDKRLGVYLDFSDSIKRLGEPVVADRYDNLFQMYERITGENPYKVPMRIYPAVHYTMGGLWVDYNLMSNIPGLHVLGEANFSDHGANRLGASALMQGLADGYFVIPYTIGDYFAREGHKNISTDRPEFKEAEARVREMTNKLLSINGKKTPDDFHRALGKIMWDQCGMARNEKGLKDALQRIPELREEFWKNVKVAGSGSELNQELEKAGRVADYLEFGELLCLDALTREESCGGHFREEHQTEDGEAKRNDDKFCHVTAWEYKGEGKTPVEHREKLEYENIHLAVRSYK